From the Helicobacter pylori genome, one window contains:
- a CDS encoding 16S rRNA (uracil(1498)-N(3))-methyltransferase — protein MRFVYHPLAKEPTLKIESESYIHLYRSRRIKSASRLDLRNLKDGFLYTYEHAEITKKHALLRLVGAQPLEIMANKKTHLILSVIEIKSVEKILPFLNQLGVSKLSLFYADFSQRNEKIDSAKLERFQKILIHSCEQCGRSVLMELEAFPNTKEMLNTYPKASVLDFNGETLPASANFEKGIIIGPEGGFSEQEREYFKEREIYRIPLDMVLKSESACVFVASIAQI, from the coding sequence ATGCGTTTTGTCTACCACCCTTTAGCCAAAGAGCCTACTTTAAAAATAGAAAGCGAGAGTTACATCCATTTATACCGTTCAAGGCGTATCAAAAGCGCGAGTCGTTTGGATTTAAGGAATTTAAAAGACGGCTTTTTATACACCTATGAGCATGCAGAAATCACTAAAAAACACGCCCTTTTAAGGCTAGTGGGTGCACAACCATTAGAGATTATGGCTAATAAAAAAACGCATTTGATTTTAAGCGTGATTGAAATCAAAAGCGTTGAAAAAATTTTGCCTTTTTTAAACCAGTTAGGCGTGAGCAAGTTGAGTTTGTTCTATGCGGATTTTAGCCAGCGTAATGAAAAAATAGACAGCGCCAAATTAGAGCGCTTCCAAAAGATTTTGATCCATTCTTGCGAGCAATGTGGCCGCAGCGTTTTAATGGAATTGGAAGCGTTTCCAAACACCAAAGAAATGTTAAACACCTACCCAAAAGCGAGCGTTTTGGATTTTAACGGCGAAACCTTACCCGCAAGCGCGAATTTTGAAAAGGGTATTATCATAGGGCCTGAAGGAGGCTTTAGCGAACAAGAAAGGGAGTATTTTAAAGAGCGTGAAATTTATCGCATCCCGTTAGATATGGTGCTAAAGTCTGAGAGCGCGTGCGTGTTTGTAGCGAGTATCGCGCAAATTTAG
- a CDS encoding SoxW family protein, with the protein MFSLSYVSKKFLSVLLLISLFLSACKSNNKDKLDENLLSSGSQSSKELNDERDNIDKKSYAGLEDVFLDNKSISPNDKYMLLVFGRNGCSYCERLKKDLKNVKELRNYIKEHFSAYYVNISYSKEHNFKVGDKDKNDEKEIKMSTEELAQIYAVQSTPTIVLSDKTGKTIYELPGYMPSVQFLAVLEFIGDGKYQDTKNDEDLTKKLKAYIKYKTNLSKSKSS; encoded by the coding sequence ATGTTTTCACTTTCTTATGTTTCCAAGAAATTTTTAAGCGTGTTGCTGTTGATTTCGCTGTTTTTAAGCGCTTGCAAATCCAACAATAAAGACAAATTAGACGAAAATCTTTTAAGCTCCGGCTCTCAAAGCTCCAAAGAATTGAACGATGAGCGAGACAATATAGACAAAAAGAGCTACGCTGGTTTAGAAGATGTTTTTTTAGACAACAAGTCCATTAGCCCTAATGATAAATACATGCTTTTAGTTTTTGGGCGCAATGGTTGCTCCTATTGCGAAAGGCTTAAAAAAGATCTCAAAAATGTCAAAGAATTGCGCAACTATATTAAAGAGCATTTTAGCGCTTACTATGTCAATATCAGCTATTCTAAAGAGCATAATTTTAAAGTCGGCGATAAGGATAAAAATGATGAAAAAGAAATCAAAATGTCCACCGAAGAATTAGCACAAATTTATGCCGTCCAATCCACCCCTACGATTGTTTTATCCGATAAAACCGGCAAAACCATCTATGAATTGCCGGGCTATATGCCTTCTGTGCAATTTTTAGCCGTGTTAGAATTTATCGGCGATGGGAAGTATCAAGACACGAAAAACGATGAGGATCTCACTAAAAAATTAAAGGCTTACATCAAGTATAAAACCAACCTTTCTAAGAGCAAGTCCAGCTAG
- the hemH gene encoding ferrochelatase: protein MNLINEKLNNLENNAAKSPKEAVVLLNMGGPNSLYEVGVFLKNMFDDPFILTIKNNFMRKMVGKMIVSSRIEKSKKIYEKLGGKSPLTPITFALTERLNELDPSRFYTYAMRYTPPYASMVLQDLALKEIESLVFFSMYPQYSSTTTLSSFNDAFSALKSLETFRPKVRVIERFYADKKLNEIILNTILSTLNNRKSQDFVLIFSVHGLPKSIVDAGDTYQQECEHHVSLLKELMQQKNIPFKEVLLSYQSKLGPMKWLEPSTEELIEKHRKSNIIIYPLAFTIDNSETLYELDMQYRLMAERLAVKEYLVCPCLNDSIEFAKFIIELVKNLKSE, encoded by the coding sequence ATGAATTTGATCAATGAAAAGCTTAATAATTTAGAAAATAACGCCGCAAAATCCCCCAAAGAAGCGGTTGTTCTTTTGAATATGGGAGGGCCTAACAGCCTTTATGAAGTGGGGGTGTTTTTAAAAAACATGTTTGATGACCCCTTTATCCTTACCATTAAAAATAATTTCATGCGTAAAATGGTGGGTAAAATGATCGTCAGTAGCCGCATAGAAAAATCCAAAAAAATCTATGAAAAATTAGGAGGCAAATCCCCTTTAACACCTATCACATTCGCCCTTACAGAGCGTTTGAACGAATTGGATCCTTCTCGTTTTTACACTTATGCGATGCGTTATACCCCCCCTTATGCGTCTATGGTTTTGCAAGATTTAGCCTTAAAAGAAATAGAAAGCCTGGTGTTTTTTTCCATGTATCCGCAATATTCTAGCACCACCACGCTTTCTAGTTTCAATGACGCTTTTAGCGCTCTCAAATCCTTAGAAACTTTCCGCCCCAAGGTGCGAGTGATAGAACGCTTTTATGCTGACAAAAAGCTTAATGAAATCATTTTAAACACGATTTTAAGCACCCTAAACAACCGCAAAAGCCAGGATTTTGTCTTAATCTTTTCCGTCCATGGATTGCCTAAAAGCATTGTTGATGCCGGCGATACTTACCAGCAAGAATGCGAACACCATGTGAGTTTGTTAAAAGAGTTGATGCAGCAAAAAAATATCCCTTTTAAAGAGGTTTTACTCTCTTATCAATCCAAGCTAGGGCCTATGAAATGGCTAGAGCCAAGCACTGAAGAATTGATAGAAAAGCACCGCAAGTCTAATATCATTATCTACCCTTTAGCTTTCACGATTGACAATTCTGAAACGCTTTATGAATTAGACATGCAATACCGCTTGATGGCAGAGCGCTTAGCGGTTAAGGAATATTTGGTTTGCCCATGCTTAAACGATTCCATAGAGTTTGCAAAATTTATCATTGAATTAGTGAAAAACCTTAAAAGTGAGTGA